The Carbonactinospora thermoautotrophica genome window below encodes:
- the kdd gene encoding L-erythro-3,5-diaminohexanoate dehydrogenase codes for MGVVNAPSSPIGLHRVLEPRGVLPQAARRLDDRPEIWPDEVRVRVERLNLDAASYRQLADKHGGDGDAIRAEVLQIITARGKMHNPVTGSGGMLVGVVDEVGPESPLGLRPGDRIATLVSLTLTPLRVTDGLRRWDGRSEQVPTEGHAILFGRSIAAQLPDDLPTELALAVMDVCGAPALTARVVGSYARKHPEKEQVPSVAVIGAAGKSGSLSLAAARRAGAKTLIAVVPEERERALLADTGLADEIVLADARDPVGLMTAVHAAGGPADVTVVCVDVPGCEHGAILATADAGTVVFFSMATSFTAAALGAEGLAADVTMLVGNGYVPGHAAYALDLLRHEPRVRRIFEQRLAAEVSGK; via the coding sequence GTGGGAGTGGTGAACGCCCCCAGCTCGCCGATCGGGCTGCACCGCGTGCTCGAGCCGCGGGGGGTGCTGCCGCAGGCCGCCCGGCGCTTGGACGACCGGCCCGAGATCTGGCCGGATGAGGTGCGGGTGCGGGTAGAACGGCTCAACCTGGACGCCGCCTCCTACCGGCAGCTCGCCGACAAGCACGGCGGTGACGGGGACGCGATCCGGGCCGAGGTGCTCCAGATCATCACCGCGCGCGGCAAGATGCACAACCCGGTCACCGGCTCCGGCGGCATGCTCGTCGGCGTCGTCGACGAGGTCGGGCCGGAGTCCCCGCTGGGCCTGCGACCCGGTGACCGCATCGCCACCCTGGTCTCGCTGACCCTGACCCCGCTGCGCGTTACCGACGGGCTGCGCCGCTGGGACGGGCGGTCCGAGCAGGTGCCCACCGAGGGCCACGCCATTCTGTTCGGTCGGTCCATCGCCGCCCAGCTCCCCGACGACCTGCCCACCGAGCTGGCGCTCGCGGTCATGGACGTGTGCGGAGCGCCCGCCCTCACCGCCCGCGTCGTCGGCTCCTACGCGCGCAAGCACCCGGAGAAGGAGCAGGTCCCGAGCGTGGCGGTGATCGGCGCTGCCGGCAAGAGCGGATCGCTCTCGCTGGCTGCCGCCCGGCGCGCGGGCGCCAAGACCCTGATCGCGGTCGTGCCCGAAGAGCGCGAACGCGCCCTGCTCGCGGACACCGGACTCGCGGACGAGATCGTGCTGGCCGACGCCCGCGACCCGGTCGGGCTCATGACCGCCGTTCACGCCGCCGGCGGCCCCGCCGACGTCACCGTCGTGTGCGTCGACGTGCCCGGCTGCGAGCACGGCGCGATCCTCGCCACCGCCGACGCCGGCACCGTTGTCTTCTTCTCGATGGCGACCTCGTTCACCGCCGCCGCGCTGGGTGCGGAGGGGCTGGCGGCCGACGTCACCATGCTGGTCGGCAACGGCTACGTGCCCGGCCACGCCGCCTACGCCCTGGACCTGCTGCGGCACGAGCCCAGAGTCCGGCGCATCTTCGAGCAGCGCCTGGCCGCCGAGGTCTCCGGGAAGTGA
- a CDS encoding amidohydrolase, with product MTSLTTGLILLRGGRVYTPAAPDATAMVVRGDTVEWVGTDSAAQVAYGDAADQVIDLDGALVTPAFVDAHVHLTSTGLALSGLDLAGCRSLAEALDRLARHAREHPGEVICGQGWDETDWPEGRPPTRAEIDAAAGDALVYLSRVDVHSAVVSSALLAAAPGIQQADGYTEDGWLRREAHHIARRVARDAITPGQRRVLQRAALRRAAELGIGALHECGGPEISGEDDFTDLLRLAGEEPGPEVYGLWGELGAVDKAERLGAHAVAGDLCCDGAIGSRTAYLREPYADAPDTRGARYLTAGDVAEHLVACTRAGVQAGFHAIGDAALDAVVEGFAKAAQVVGEAALVAARHRVEHAEMADTDLIAAFARYGVIASVQPAFDAAWGGPDGMYARRLGAERALAMNPFAALAAAGVPLAFGSDAPVTPLDPWGAIRAAVYHHNPDQRISARAAFTAHTRGGWRALGRDTEGVLRPGAPATYAIWQVGELVVQAPDERIQAWSTDPRSRVPGLPDLSPGVAPPRCLRTVVRGRIVYTREGALE from the coding sequence ATGACGAGCTTGACGACCGGACTGATCCTGCTGCGCGGCGGCCGCGTCTACACGCCTGCCGCCCCCGACGCGACCGCCATGGTGGTGCGCGGTGACACCGTCGAGTGGGTGGGCACCGACTCGGCGGCCCAGGTGGCGTACGGGGACGCCGCCGACCAGGTGATCGACCTCGACGGTGCCCTGGTCACGCCCGCCTTCGTGGACGCGCACGTACACCTCACCAGCACCGGGCTCGCGCTCTCGGGCCTGGATCTGGCCGGTTGCCGTTCCCTCGCCGAAGCCCTCGACCGGCTCGCGCGCCACGCCCGCGAGCACCCCGGGGAGGTCATCTGCGGGCAGGGCTGGGATGAGACCGACTGGCCGGAGGGCCGCCCGCCGACCCGGGCCGAGATCGACGCCGCGGCCGGGGACGCGCTGGTGTACCTGAGCCGGGTCGACGTGCACTCGGCGGTGGTCTCCAGCGCGTTGCTCGCCGCCGCGCCCGGGATCCAGCAGGCCGACGGGTACACCGAGGACGGCTGGCTGCGCCGCGAGGCGCACCACATCGCTCGCCGCGTGGCCCGGGACGCGATCACGCCTGGGCAGCGGCGCGTGCTCCAGCGGGCAGCGTTGCGCCGGGCCGCCGAGCTGGGCATCGGCGCCCTGCACGAGTGCGGCGGCCCCGAGATCTCCGGCGAGGACGACTTCACCGACCTGCTCCGGCTGGCCGGCGAGGAGCCCGGGCCGGAGGTGTACGGACTGTGGGGCGAGCTGGGCGCGGTCGACAAGGCCGAGCGGCTGGGCGCGCACGCCGTGGCGGGCGACCTGTGCTGCGACGGGGCGATCGGGTCGCGCACCGCGTACCTGCGTGAGCCGTACGCGGACGCCCCGGACACCCGCGGCGCGCGGTACCTTACCGCCGGCGACGTCGCCGAGCACCTGGTGGCCTGCACCCGCGCCGGCGTCCAGGCCGGGTTCCACGCGATCGGGGACGCCGCCTTGGACGCGGTCGTCGAGGGGTTCGCCAAGGCCGCGCAGGTGGTGGGGGAGGCGGCGCTGGTCGCCGCCCGCCACCGGGTGGAGCACGCCGAGATGGCGGACACGGACCTGATCGCCGCGTTCGCCCGGTACGGGGTCATCGCGAGCGTGCAGCCGGCGTTCGACGCCGCCTGGGGCGGGCCGGACGGCATGTACGCCCGGCGGCTGGGCGCGGAGCGGGCGCTGGCGATGAACCCGTTCGCCGCGCTCGCCGCGGCCGGGGTGCCGCTGGCGTTCGGGTCGGACGCGCCGGTGACCCCGCTGGACCCGTGGGGCGCGATCCGGGCGGCGGTGTACCACCACAACCCGGACCAGCGGATCAGCGCCCGGGCCGCGTTCACCGCGCACACGCGCGGCGGGTGGCGGGCGCTGGGCCGGGACACCGAGGGCGTGCTGCGGCCCGGCGCGCCCGCCACGTACGCGATCTGGCAGGTCGGGGAGCTGGTCGTGCAGGCGCCGGACGAGCGGATCCAGGCGTGGTCGACCGATCCCCGGTCCCGCGTCCCCGGCCTGCCGGACCTGTCGCCCGGCGTGGCACCGCCCCGATGCCTGCGCACGGTCGTGCGCGGCCGCATCGTGTACACGCGCGAAGGAGCGCTGGAGTGA